In Rissa tridactyla isolate bRisTri1 chromosome 8, bRisTri1.patW.cur.20221130, whole genome shotgun sequence, one genomic interval encodes:
- the POLR3K gene encoding DNA-directed RNA polymerase III subunit RPC10 isoform X2: MLLFCPACGNVLVAEEGPRCHRFACTTCPYVRNVTRKVTSRKYPRLKEVDDVLGGAAAWENVDSTADPDALGRRAHDHLLQVLQPAVRAPMAGLRDTDRPGPPAA; the protein is encoded by the exons ATGCTGCTCTTCTGCCCGGCCTGCGGCAACGTGCTGGTGGCCGAGGAAGGGCCGCGCTGCCACCGCTTCGCCTGCACCACCTGCCCCTACGTGCGCAACGTCACGCGGAAG GTGACCAGCAGGAAATACCCGCGGCTGAAGGAGGTGGACGACGTGCTGGGCGGCGCGGCGGCCTGGGAGAACGTGGACTCGACGGCAG ATCCAGACGCGCTCGGCCGACGAGCCCATGACCACCTTCTACAAGTGCTGCAACCCGCAGTGCGGGCACCGATGGCGGGACTGAGGGATACGGACCGccccgggccgcccgccgcctgA
- the POLR3K gene encoding DNA-directed RNA polymerase III subunit RPC10 isoform X1, producing the protein MLLFCPACGNVLVAEEGPRCHRFACTTCPYVRNVTRKVTSRKYPRLKEVDDVLGGAAAWENVDSTAEPCPKCEHPRAYFMQIQTRSADEPMTTFYKCCNPQCGHRWRD; encoded by the exons ATGCTGCTCTTCTGCCCGGCCTGCGGCAACGTGCTGGTGGCCGAGGAAGGGCCGCGCTGCCACCGCTTCGCCTGCACCACCTGCCCCTACGTGCGCAACGTCACGCGGAAG GTGACCAGCAGGAAATACCCGCGGCTGAAGGAGGTGGACGACGTGCTGGGCGGCGCGGCGGCCTGGGAGAACGTGGACTCGACGGCAG AGCCCTGCCCCAAGTGCGAGCACCCTCGCGCCTACTTCATGCAGATCCAGACGCGCTCGGCCGACGAGCCCATGACCACCTTCTACAAGTGCTGCAACCCGCAGTGCGGGCACCGATGGCGGGACTGA
- the SNRNP25 gene encoding U11/U12 small nuclear ribonucleoprotein 25 kDa protein yields MAAGAAEAEEELAHAEVLELFQAALARLVQDPLLCDLPPQVTAEEIGSQVALEYGQAMTVRVVKADGETMPVVVVQNASVLELKKALRRHVQLRQARQGGVQHLSWKYIWRTYHLTYAGEKLADDKKKLREYGIRNRDEVSFIKKLRK; encoded by the exons ATGGCGGCCGGCGCGGCGGAGGCCGAGGAGGAGTTGGCGCACGCCGAGGTGCTGGAGCTCTTCCAGGCGGCGCTGGCGCGGCTGGTGCAGGACCCGCTGCTCTGCGACCTCCCGCCGCAG GTGACGGCGGAGGAGATCGGCTCGCAGGTGGCGCTAGAGTATGGGCAGGCCATGACGGTGCGGGTCGTCAAGGCGGACGGCGAGACCATGC CCGTGGTGGTGGTGCAGAACGCCTCGGTGCTGGAGCTGAAGAAGGCGCTGCGGCGGCACGTCCAGCTGCGGCAGGCACGGCAGGGCGGCGTCCAGCACCTCAGCTG GAAGTACATATGGAGGACGTACCACCTAACCTATGCCGGAGAGAAGTTGGCAGATGACAAGAAGAAGTTGAGAGA GTACGGCATCAGAAACCGGGATGAGGTCAGCTTCATAAAGAAGCTTCGAAAGTAA